From a region of the Penaeus vannamei isolate JL-2024 chromosome 32, ASM4276789v1, whole genome shotgun sequence genome:
- the LOC138867812 gene encoding uncharacterized protein, with product MWMVGVFRESQVPAMWAYGKVNKAVATSPVQEGAQERRIPHHHAHPPNQSPSGKTQAQASQAAPQASATQTASQSQKGVRFLPDYRSISTEKQRDQDSSESETENTTNDEEAHTTEKFLLLIDQLSVDTKKHLSIKDIGVILDRLSSKIVDVEKLDREAEEEDCFNWTIKATIRGDTLRELGVVYNGHYYSISEHPGYGQKKEEEEEEEEEVEEKEAEKEPV from the exons ATGTGGATGGTTGGTGTATTTCGCGAGAGCCAAGTGCCCGCCATGTGGGCTTATGGAAAG GTGAATAAGGCAGTAGCCACGTCCCCTGTCCAGGAGGGCGCCCAGGAGAGACGGATTccccaccaccacgcccacccgcccaaccAGAGCCCCAGCGGGAAGACCCAAGCCCAGGCCAGCCAGGCGGCGCCCCAGGCCTCCGCTACCCAAACCGCATCCCAGTCGCAGAAGGGCGTTCGCTTCCTCCCCGACTACCGCTCCATATCgacggagaagcagagagaccaGGACAGCTCCGAGTCAGAGACCGAGAACACCACGAATGACGAGGAAGCTCACACGACCGAGAAGTTCCTCTTGCTTATTGACCAGCTGTCTGTGGACACCAAGAAGCACCTTTCCATCAAGGACATTGGGGTCATCCTCGATAGGTTATCTTCCAAAATTGTTGATGTTGAAAAGTTAGATCGAGAAGCTGAAGAGGAAGATTGCTTTAACTGGACAATCAAAGCAACAATCCGAGGTGATACTTTAAGAGAACTCGGTGTTGTATATAATGGCCATTATTACTCCATTAGTGAACATCCGGGCTACGgtcagaaaaaggaggaggaggaggaggaagaagaagaagtagaagaaaaagaggcggAGAAAGAACCCGTCTGA